Proteins encoded in a region of the Panicum hallii strain FIL2 chromosome 3, PHallii_v3.1, whole genome shotgun sequence genome:
- the LOC112887575 gene encoding probable C-terminal domain small phosphatase → MVSRTPAKPPPSPRLGAGSGNATPPKPSPSPVTRRRHALHRRLSPATTKRRGSPLKSLASAPAAVAATFDRSLRSCRRRLLKLFARLAVLGSPRKRRAAAAGFQRLRSASPPATPPPPPSLNPAARAQPAALPPPPSPGRRTLFLDLDETLIHSQTDPPPARFDFTVRPVIGGQAVTFYVAKRPGVEAFLRAAAESFEVVVFTAGLQEYASLVLDRLDPDGEVFAHRLYRGACRDAGDGRLVKDLAATGRPLDRAVIVDDNPNAYALQPENAIPVAPFVDDDNDQELQRVMAFLDVAAGYEDTREAIRYYQDLVTAS, encoded by the coding sequence ATGGTGTCGAGGACGCCCgcgaagccgccgccgtcgcccaggctcggcgccggctcCGGGAATGCCACCCCGCCGaagccgtcgccgtcgcccgtcACGCGGCGCCGCCAcgcgctccaccgccgcctgtCCCCGGCCACGACCAAGCGCCGCGGGAGCCCGCTCAAGTCCCTCgcgtccgcgcccgccgccgtcgccgccacctTCGACCGCTCCCTccgctcctgccgccgccgcctcctcaaGCTCTTCGCCCGCCTCGCCGTCCTCGGCTCCCCGCGcaagcgccgcgccgccgccgcggggttCCAGCGCCTCCGCTCCGCCTCGCCTCCCGCCACGCCCCCTCCCCCGCCCTCGCTGAACCCCGCGGCCCGCGCGCAGCCCGCcgcgctcccgccgccgccgtctccgggGAGGCGGACGCTGTTCCTCGACCTCGACGAGACGCTCATCCACTCCCAGACCgacccgccgcccgcgcggttCGACTTCACCGTGCGCCCCGTCATCGGCGGCCAGGCCGTCACCTTCTACGTCGCCAAGCGCCCGGGCGTCGAGGCCTTCctccgcgcggcggcggagagctTCGAGGTCGTCGTCTTCACCGCGGGGCTCCAGGAGTACGCCTCCCTCGTGCTCGACCGCCTCGACCCCGACGGCGAGGTGTTCGCGCACCGCCTCTACCGCGGCGCGTGCCGCGACGCCGGGGACGGGAGGCTCGTCAAGGATCTCGCCGCCACCGGCCGGCCGCTGGACCGCGCGGTCATCGTCGATGATAACCCCAATGCCTACGCCCTGCAGCCGGAGAACGCCATTCCTGTGGCGCCGTTCGTGGACGATGACAACGACCAGGAGCTGCAGAGGGTGATGGCGTTCTTGGACGTCGCTGCCGGGTACGAAGACACCAGGGAGGCCATCAGATATTACCAGGATCTTGTCACGGCAAGCTGA
- the LOC112888107 gene encoding aquaporin NIP1-3-like produces MAGAELANGLHESTVNMEEGRGGGGEAYSESSEQDGAVSRPMFSVPFVQKILAEIFGTYFLIFAGCAAVAVNLRTGGTVTFPGICIVWGLAVMVMVYSVGHISGAHLNPAVSVAFATCGRFPWRQVPAYAAAQVMGATAASLTLRLLFGNAREHFFGTVPAGSDVQSLVIELIISFNLMFVVSGVATDNRAIGELAGLAVGATVLLNVLFAGPISGASMNPARTLGPAIVAGRYAGIWVYFAGPIVGTVAGAWAYNLIRFTDKPLREITQTSSFLRSARRN; encoded by the exons ATGGCGGGAGCAGAGCTTGCAAACGGCCTGCACGAGAGCACCGTGAACATGGAGgaaggcagaggaggaggaggtgaagCATACAGTGAGAGCTCGGAGCAGGATGGAGCCGTCAGCCGCCCCATGTTCTCCGTCCCGTTCGTGCAGAAG ATCCTCGCCGAGATCTTCGGGACCTACTTCCTGATCTTCGCCGGgtgcgcggcggtggcggtgaacCTGCGCACGGGCGGCACGGTGACGTTCCCGGGCATCTGCATCGTCTGGGGCCTCGCCGTGATGGTGATGGTGTACTCCGTGGGCCACATCTCCGGCGCGCACCTCAACCCCGCCGTCTCCGTCGCCTTCGCCACCTGCGGCCGCTTCCCGTGGAGGCAGGTGCCGgcgtacgcggcggcgcaggtCATGGGCGCGACAGCCGCCAGCCTGACGCTGCGGCTGCTGTTCGGGAACGCGCGGGAGCACTTCTTCGGGACGGTGCCGGCGGGGTCGGACGTGCAGTCGCTGGTCATCGAGCTCATCATCTCCTTCAACCTCATGTTCGTCGTCTCCGGCGTCGCCACGGACAACAGAGCC ATTGGTGAACTCGCTGGCCTTGCCGTTGGAGCTACCGTCCTGCTAAACGTCCTCTTCGCAGG GCCTATATCAGGAGCGTCCATGAACCCGGCGAGGACCCTGGGCCCGGCGATCGTCGCCGGCCGCTACGCCGGCATCTGGGTGTACTTCGCCGGGCCCATCGTGGGGACGGTGGCCGGCGCGTGGGCCTACAACCTCATCCGCTTCACCGACAAGCCCCTGCGAGAGATCACCCAGACCTCCTCCTTCCTGCGAAGTGCCAGGAGGAACTAG